The Proteiniphilum propionicum genome contains the following window.
GATAAAATTGAACTGAAATATAGCGAGAACAATATTAAAATATTTTTAACTCCCTCACATTACAGCTCTCCTCACGATTGTAAATTCAGATATCGTCTGGCTAACTATGGTACTGAATGGGCTGAAACGCCAATTGGAGTACACTCAATCTCATATGCCAATTTGCCTTATGGTAAGTACACACTGGAGCTTATGGCTACAAATAATGATGGGATATGGAGTACGGAGGTGTTCTCAATACCATTGAATGTTATTCCTCCATGGTGGTTGTCAGGAACAGCTAAATATATTTATATTTTGCTGATTATTATAGTTATGGTCGCCGTTTACTTCTACATATCCTATTGGATAGAACTGAAGAAAAAACTGGCATTGAAAGAGGCAGAAAAACGTCAGTCTAAAATGCTGCAATTACAGCAGAATCAGTTTTTCACCAATGTATCTCATGAGTTGCGCACTCCGCTAACATTGATACATGGAACGATCGAAAAACTGATAAGGGAAAAGGATTGGAAAGAGGAGTATGGTAATATACTAACACGTAATACAGGCCGGATGATGCAGCTTATAGACAATGCCATTCATTTCGATAAAATAAAAGAGGAGCTCAATCCGCTGAAAGTAAATGAGGTCCCGATATATTCATTTTTTGATTCCCTGAGCCTCGATTTTAAAAATCTTGCCGATGTTAAACAGATAGGATTCAACTTCGATATTATGTTGGTCGACCGCGATGAGATGGGTTGGTTTGATGAAGAGTATATTACTGAAATTTACTTCAACCTGTTGAGTAATGCCTTTAAGTACACACCTGCACATGGTATGATTAATGTAAAAGTGGCATTGGGAAAAGATAACTTTACACATATATTCAATGAAAAGTACACCTTAACAACTAAAAATGAGAAGTATGATCACAACCTTGAAATATTTATAGAAGATAATGGCATGGGTATTCCTAAAAAGTCTCTGGCCAAAATTTTCCATCGATTTTATCAGGTAGAAGAAAGTAACGATAGCAATATAATAAGTTCGGGTATTGGTTTAGCTTTGGTAAAGAAATTGGTACTATCTCATAAAGGCACACTTTCAGTTTCGAGCGAAAAAGGGAAAGGGACAGATTATATAATTAAGATACCTCTTCGTAAGGAGTATTACTTGGAAAATGAAATAAATGATAAAAATCGGGTTATTGTAAATCAAGATGTTCATGAAGATTACAAACTCCTGCCAAAAGAGCTAAATACACATATTGACGAATTAAAACCTGTTCTGCTAATAGTAGAAGACAATTTGGAGGTACGCCTCTTTCTGAGACAGACACTTTGTAAAAGCTATAATATTGTGGAAGCTGTTGACGGGTTTGATGCGCTGGAAAAAATCAGGTTACACAGGCCCGGCGTTATACTATCTGATCTGATGATGCCAAAAATGGATGGATATGAACTTTGTAAAGCATTAAAACAAAACAAGGAATTTGCACATATCCCGTTTATATTGTTGACAGCCAAAGTGGCTTTAGACGCCAAAATTGAAGGTGTAAACGTTGGGGCAGACGCCTACCTGGAAAAACCCGTTAACACCGATCTGCTTTTTTCAACTATTTCCAACCTTTTCCAATCGAAGAATAATGTAAAAAAGTATCTTTCGTCCAACTACTTGTCGGTTGCAATGGGAGATCGTCTGCATAGCCGGGACAATGAATTTTATTACGAAATTATTAAACTGATAGAAAAGAATATAGATAATCCCGATCTGAATGTAGATTTCTTCTGTAAAGAGTTGGGATATAGCAGAACCAGTTTATACCAAAAATTCGATGAAGTCATAGGTATGCCTATAAAGCAGTTTGTCAGGACAGTACGGCTGAAGGTCGCCGTTAAAATTATTGCTGAAGAGGATGTTGCCATATCAGAACTGATATTGAGAATAGGTATAAAAAGCCAGTCCTATTTTACAAACATTTTTAAGAAAGAGTATGGTATGCCCCCAAGTGAGTATATGAAAAAACTTAAAAACAATAATTCATAATTCTATATGAGAGTAAAACATGTGTTAATCTGTCTCTTGCTTGTGCTGTCACTGAGCAGTTGCATTGATGGAGGAAACAGACAAGATTTAACAAACTATGTTGACCCGTTTATCGGAACCGCTGATAATGGACACACTTTTCCCGGGGCTACATCTCCATTTGGAATGATTCAGGCCAGTCCGCAAACGGGGAATGACGGTTGGAGATATTGTTCAGGCTTTAATTATGGCGATGATACAATTATTGGCTTTGCACAAACTCATCTCAATGGAACCGGTGGCCCTGATCTGGGGGATATTCTATTATTCCCTTTTACGCGACTAAATGGAGAGGATAAGTATCTAAGTGCCTTTGATAAAGAGAGGCAAAAAGCTTCGGCCGGATATTATAGCGTTTATCTCACTGATGCTCGGGTGTATGCAGAGATGGTTACTACTCCACGTACAGCATTTTACAAGTTCACCTATTCAGGAGAGGAGATTCCCCAGCTCCTGGTTGATCTTCAAAACGGAATAACCGGTTGGGGTAAAACGGTGCAGGACCATGTATTGGAAGCGGAACTGAAGATTGTTGGCAATCGGATGTTGTTAGGTCACAACGAGGTGGAGGCCTGGGTGAAAAGGAAATATTTTTTTGCGATTGAACTGAGCGCTCCTTTTGGTGAGAAACGTGTAGTCCCTAGGCAGGAAAAGGAAAGAGCCGACCGTCTGGTACTTCAATTTCCTTCGCTTGAAAAAAGGGAACTGTATGTGAAGGTAGGTCTTTCAACGGTAAGTACTGATGGTGCTCTGAAAGCAATAAGTGAGGAGAATCCGGATTGGGATTTCGATGCAGTCAGAACTGAAAATCAAACAGCATGGAATAAACTGCTTTCCCGTGTAGAAGCAGAGGGACCGGAAGAAGATAAAACAAACTTCTATACTTCGCTCTATCACCTGTTTATTCAACCCAACAATATTGCCGATACCGATGGCAAGTATCGCGGGGTGGATGATCAGGTCTGTCAGGCTGCGGATAACGAGTATTACTCAACCTTTTCATTATGGGATACCTATCGTGCATCCCATCCTCTCTACACCATATTAACCCCGGAGCGGGTGAACGGATTTGTCAGGAGCATGATTGCACATTACAAAGCACAGGGCTATCTGCCCATCTGGACGGTTTGGGGTAAAGAGAACCACTGCATGATTGGCAATCATGCTATTCCGGTTATTGTAGATGCCTATATTAAAGGGTTCAGGGATTATGATGTGGAGAAAGCATATGAAGCAATAAAAGTGAGTTCAACCGAGAATCATTTTAACTCTTCGTGGGATATATATAATAAATTTGGATATTATCCTTTTGATCTTATCGAAGTAGAATCTGTCTCCCGAACCTTGGAGTCGAACTTCGACGACTTTTGTGTGGCTCAGATGGCAAAAGCAATGGGTAAAATGGACGATTACAACTCTTTTTCGGAGCGTGCCGGTTTTTTTAAAAATTTATTTGATCCTGAAAGTAAATTAATGCGCGGCAGGGATTCCGGAGGGGAGTGGAGAACTCCTTTCAACTCTTTGCGACTGTCACATGCCTCCACAGCCGGAGGTGACTATACAGAGGGAAACGCATGGCAATATACCTGGCATGTACAGCATGAAATAGAAGGCTTAATAAGCTTAATGGGCGGTAAAGGCCTGTTTGCAAGTAAGCTGGATTCTCTTTTTTTCTTAGCACCGGATAAGATGAATAGTGGCTTTACGGCTGATGTTACCGGCCTTATCGGTCAATATGCCCATGGTAATGAACCCAGTCATCATGTAGCCTATCTTTATCAATATGTTGATCAACCCTGGAAAACCGAATCGTTAATACGAGAAATCTTCGATCGTTTCTATCTGCCTAAGCCTGATGGACTTTGCGGCAATGATGATTGCGGGCAAATGTCGGCTTGGTACATATTCTCAGCAATGGGCTTCTATCCTGTAAATCCGGTTGGGCAGGAGTATGTAGTCGGAGCGCCGCAACTTCCCAAAATTACACTACATTTAGAGAACAATAAAACCTTCAGAGTGGTGGCTAAAAACCTGAGTAAGGAAAACAAATATGTCAAATCCATCACTTTAAACGGCATAAAACTGAAAGGGTTTACATTAAGTCATCAAGACATTATGGATGGAGGAGAATTAATTTTTGAAATGAGTAGCGAAATACATAATAGAAAATAAATAAAAAAACTGAAATGAAAATGATGCTTAGATTGGTTTTACTCCTTTGCCCTGTTTTTTTATTGGCAGGATGTTCAGACAATAAAACCGTAGAGATAAAGAATCTGCGTACAGAGTACATGGTGGAACCATTGGGTGTGGAATCGGCTATGCCACGGTTTACCTGGGAATATCAGGGCGACGATGAAGATTTTAAGGAGGGAAAACACGTTATTTATATCGGTACCGATAAAGAAAATTTGCAACCCTGCGATACATATCTGGATTATGAATCTCATACCCGTTATTACTGGAGAGTTAAAGTATGGAATGAAAATGATAAAGAGCCGATTCTTTCTGATATAGCCTCTTTTGAAACAGGTAAA
Protein-coding sequences here:
- a CDS encoding GH92 family glycosyl hydrolase → MRVKHVLICLLLVLSLSSCIDGGNRQDLTNYVDPFIGTADNGHTFPGATSPFGMIQASPQTGNDGWRYCSGFNYGDDTIIGFAQTHLNGTGGPDLGDILLFPFTRLNGEDKYLSAFDKERQKASAGYYSVYLTDARVYAEMVTTPRTAFYKFTYSGEEIPQLLVDLQNGITGWGKTVQDHVLEAELKIVGNRMLLGHNEVEAWVKRKYFFAIELSAPFGEKRVVPRQEKERADRLVLQFPSLEKRELYVKVGLSTVSTDGALKAISEENPDWDFDAVRTENQTAWNKLLSRVEAEGPEEDKTNFYTSLYHLFIQPNNIADTDGKYRGVDDQVCQAADNEYYSTFSLWDTYRASHPLYTILTPERVNGFVRSMIAHYKAQGYLPIWTVWGKENHCMIGNHAIPVIVDAYIKGFRDYDVEKAYEAIKVSSTENHFNSSWDIYNKFGYYPFDLIEVESVSRTLESNFDDFCVAQMAKAMGKMDDYNSFSERAGFFKNLFDPESKLMRGRDSGGEWRTPFNSLRLSHASTAGGDYTEGNAWQYTWHVQHEIEGLISLMGGKGLFASKLDSLFFLAPDKMNSGFTADVTGLIGQYAHGNEPSHHVAYLYQYVDQPWKTESLIREIFDRFYLPKPDGLCGNDDCGQMSAWYIFSAMGFYPVNPVGQEYVVGAPQLPKITLHLENNKTFRVVAKNLSKENKYVKSITLNGIKLKGFTLSHQDIMDGGELIFEMSSEIHNRK